In Vibrio crassostreae, one DNA window encodes the following:
- a CDS encoding SDR family NAD(P)-dependent oxidoreductase: MILITGSSSGLGAALAKQYANDAQRVAITGRNAQRLAEVAQNLPANTISQASDLCNPHSVSELLDVLPEMPKLVIHSAGSGYFGKIEQQDPATISDMLKNNIDSSIFLIRELVQRYKDQPVTIAVVMSTAAQGAKAEESTYCAAKWAVKGFIESVRLELKGHPMKIVAVYPGGMATEFWNTSGKDMDTSSFMTAQEAAQMLQQALTSTEHGFVSDITINRG; this comes from the coding sequence ATGATTTTAATTACCGGATCAAGCAGCGGTTTAGGCGCAGCTCTCGCGAAACAATATGCTAACGACGCTCAGCGTGTAGCCATTACAGGTCGCAACGCACAACGTTTAGCTGAAGTGGCTCAAAACCTACCAGCGAATACTATTAGCCAAGCGAGTGACCTCTGTAACCCACACTCAGTGAGCGAGTTATTGGATGTGTTACCTGAAATGCCTAAGCTGGTGATCCACAGTGCTGGCAGTGGGTACTTCGGTAAGATTGAACAGCAAGACCCGGCTACCATCAGCGACATGCTGAAGAACAATATCGACTCTTCTATCTTTTTGATTCGCGAGCTTGTTCAGCGTTATAAGGATCAACCTGTCACCATTGCTGTGGTGATGTCGACTGCGGCCCAAGGCGCTAAGGCAGAAGAGTCCACCTATTGCGCTGCCAAGTGGGCCGTAAAAGGCTTTATCGAATCAGTAAGATTAGAGCTAAAAGGTCACCCGATGAAAATCGTGGCGGTTTATCCTGGAGGAATGGCGACCGAGTTTTGGAATACAAGCGGCAAAGACATGGATACCTCAAGCTTTATGACTGCTCAAGAAGCCGCTCAAATGCTGCAACAGGCGTTAACCAGCACTGAGCATGGCTTCGTATCGGACATCACGATAAACCGCGGCTAG
- a CDS encoding SDR family oxidoreductase, producing the protein MNNTLANQEKSTFVIIGGTSGIGKALAMQLRNDNSTVHIASRHTGVDISNEKSICEYFESIGPFDHLVVTAGSSAPAGKVTDVALEDAKTAFDTKFWGSLNVAKHAARYMTPNGSITLTTGMLSRKVVAGTYVKTAINAALESVTKVLAKELAPIRVNAVSPGLTMTTAYKNMDDTARSAMYDNAKNNLPAGKVGEASEIAMGYLFVINNPYVTGSIIDIDGGALLG; encoded by the coding sequence ATGAACAACACACTAGCGAACCAAGAAAAGAGCACTTTCGTCATCATTGGTGGCACATCAGGCATCGGCAAAGCACTAGCAATGCAATTGAGAAACGACAACAGCACAGTGCACATTGCCAGTCGACACACAGGTGTTGATATCAGCAATGAAAAGTCGATTTGCGAATACTTCGAATCCATTGGTCCCTTCGATCATTTAGTCGTGACAGCGGGCTCATCCGCTCCGGCAGGAAAAGTGACAGATGTTGCTCTTGAAGATGCAAAAACGGCATTTGATACCAAGTTTTGGGGCAGCCTAAACGTAGCTAAGCATGCTGCGCGTTACATGACACCCAACGGTTCTATCACACTCACCACAGGCATGTTGTCACGCAAGGTTGTCGCTGGCACTTATGTAAAAACCGCCATCAACGCCGCACTTGAAAGCGTAACTAAGGTGCTTGCGAAAGAACTCGCACCAATTCGAGTGAACGCCGTAAGCCCGGGCTTAACCATGACAACAGCCTACAAAAACATGGACGACACAGCTCGCTCAGCCATGTACGACAACGCCAAAAACAACTTACCCGCAGGCAAGGTTGGCGAAGCTTCAGAAATCGCGATGGGTTACCTGTTCGTGATTAATAACCCATACGTGACTGGCTCAATCATCGACATCGATGGTGGTGCACTGCTCGGCTAA
- a CDS encoding SAM-dependent methyltransferase, translating into MEQLAKQNNNIEQQAKAVAVSSNCKYRALIFKVLESLQFATLEIIERDQHSVFGDREAELKGRIVIHDATFFRDVVINGSIGASEAYIDGKWTSPNLTRVIQIMARNQAQLDELDDKTQWISRIKNLLLRRKNANTEQGSKRNILAHYDIGNELYERFLDSSMQYSSAIYSEDAQTLSKAQQNKMKTICERLELSEKDSVVEIGTGWGGLAIFMAQHYGCHVTTTTISDAQHALAEQRVKALGLTDKITLLKEDYRNLTGEYDKLVSIEMIEAVGHEYLQTFFEKCSSLLKPSGKMLIQAITIADSRYDKYRKGVDFIQKYIFPGGCLPSVSVMTQHLATSTDLVIQEIDDIGLHYARTLNDWNIAFENSWEELESLGYSEEFKRLWIFYFCYCEGAFKERVISTHHLIARKPRYFGAKDETVLDY; encoded by the coding sequence ATGGAACAGCTTGCCAAACAAAACAACAATATTGAACAACAAGCTAAAGCCGTTGCTGTTTCAAGCAACTGTAAATATCGAGCTTTAATTTTCAAGGTTTTAGAAAGCCTACAATTCGCGACGCTTGAGATCATTGAGCGCGACCAGCATTCAGTATTTGGTGATCGAGAAGCCGAACTGAAAGGTCGAATCGTGATTCATGATGCGACCTTTTTTAGAGATGTCGTTATCAACGGTAGCATTGGGGCATCTGAAGCCTATATCGATGGCAAATGGACCAGTCCAAATCTGACGCGTGTGATTCAAATCATGGCTCGTAACCAAGCCCAATTGGATGAACTTGATGACAAGACACAGTGGATTTCTCGCATCAAAAACCTCTTGCTGCGTCGTAAGAATGCCAACACCGAACAAGGCTCCAAGCGCAACATTCTCGCCCACTACGATATTGGCAACGAGCTGTATGAGCGCTTCTTAGATAGCTCGATGCAGTACTCTTCCGCTATCTACAGCGAAGATGCACAAACCCTATCCAAAGCTCAACAGAACAAAATGAAAACCATTTGTGAGCGATTAGAGTTGTCTGAGAAGGATAGCGTGGTTGAGATAGGCACAGGTTGGGGCGGCTTAGCCATCTTTATGGCGCAGCACTACGGTTGTCATGTCACCACAACCACAATATCAGATGCCCAACACGCACTTGCGGAACAGAGAGTCAAAGCACTTGGTTTAACCGACAAAATCACCCTGCTTAAAGAGGATTATCGCAACCTTACAGGAGAGTATGACAAGTTGGTCTCTATCGAGATGATAGAAGCGGTCGGCCATGAATATCTACAAACCTTCTTTGAAAAATGTTCGTCGCTACTCAAGCCCTCAGGCAAGATGCTGATTCAAGCAATTACGATTGCTGACAGCCGTTACGATAAATACCGTAAGGGCGTTGACTTTATTCAGAAGTACATCTTCCCCGGCGGTTGTTTACCTTCGGTTTCAGTGATGACCCAACACCTTGCGACTAGTACAGATCTTGTGATTCAAGAAATTGACGACATTGGCCTGCACTATGCTCGAACGCTTAACGACTGGAATATCGCCTTTGAGAATAGCTGGGAAGAACTAGAGTCTCTCGGCTATTCAGAAGAGTTTAAGCGCTTATGGATCTTCTACTTCTGTTACTGTGAAGGTGCATTCAAAGAGCGAGTGATCAGCACTCACCATTTAATCGCAAGAAAACCTCGTTACTTTGGAGCAAAAGATGAAACGGTTTTGGATTATTAA
- a CDS encoding RNA recognition motif domain-containing protein, protein MKLLVRNLSRSTSEQDIRVLFSEFGSVKECSLVLDQETGDSKGFAFVEMPEHEEAKTALNKLNMTKLGKNTIRVKVANS, encoded by the coding sequence ATGAAACTTCTAGTTCGTAACCTATCGCGCTCTACTTCTGAGCAAGACATCCGAGTGCTATTTTCTGAGTTTGGCTCAGTAAAAGAGTGCAGCCTAGTTTTAGACCAAGAAACTGGCGACTCAAAAGGCTTTGCTTTTGTTGAAATGCCAGAGCACGAAGAAGCTAAAACGGCACTAAACAAGCTGAACATGACTAAGCTTGGCAAAAACACGATTCGTGTAAAAGTGGCTAACTCTTAA
- a CDS encoding ribosome recycling factor family protein → MFSVPLNSFVHRVSDKSQVMANATECGCQLKRIRRSRNWLLVAQEHQLIEFKTLLTHEKDGWIAVAIDKVLPKPVVCLASLLAATPSMTVAQLVMESGCSMAEARRAIDEHEGL, encoded by the coding sequence ATGTTTAGCGTTCCACTGAATAGTTTTGTACATCGTGTGAGTGATAAAAGCCAAGTAATGGCGAATGCGACTGAGTGTGGATGCCAGTTGAAGCGAATTCGTCGTTCACGCAATTGGTTATTAGTGGCTCAAGAACATCAACTCATTGAATTTAAAACCCTGCTCACCCATGAAAAAGACGGTTGGATTGCGGTTGCGATAGACAAAGTACTGCCTAAACCTGTGGTGTGTTTGGCATCGCTGTTAGCAGCAACACCCTCGATGACTGTCGCTCAGCTGGTGATGGAATCTGGATGTTCAATGGCAGAAGCAAGGCGTGCGATTGATGAACATGAAGGGTTATAA
- a CDS encoding DUF1365 domain-containing protein — MNSQTLTPEMGIASEKSEELSGIYWGNVRHRRFGNITHEFSYQLYMMGLDLDELPQTTSRSALFGTRWYNPIRFVESDYLTEKKQNVTTNEPKSLKQRIASKVQQLGGVWSDSNRVTMLAQCRCLGIYFSPINCFFCYDETGDCKYMLAEVSNTPWRERHYYLIDMHQELKVEKEFHVSPFMDLNMTYFWKIKPPAKRTLVHIESRRDNKLFDATLALTKQSVTKTNIRRTVFKIPAMTIKVVMGIYYQALKLFLKKVPFVAHPDSTS, encoded by the coding sequence ATGAACAGTCAAACCCTGACACCCGAGATGGGGATCGCATCTGAAAAGAGTGAAGAGCTCAGCGGTATCTATTGGGGCAACGTCAGACATCGCCGCTTTGGCAACATCACACATGAGTTCAGCTATCAGCTGTATATGATGGGGCTCGATCTTGACGAACTGCCCCAAACCACATCGCGCAGTGCGCTGTTCGGCACTCGATGGTATAACCCGATTCGCTTTGTAGAATCGGATTATCTCACTGAAAAAAAACAAAATGTCACTACGAATGAACCAAAATCACTTAAGCAACGTATAGCTTCCAAAGTGCAACAACTTGGTGGGGTTTGGTCTGATTCAAACCGTGTGACGATGCTGGCTCAGTGCCGCTGCTTAGGCATCTATTTCAGCCCAATCAACTGTTTCTTCTGCTATGACGAAACTGGAGATTGTAAATACATGTTGGCAGAAGTGAGTAACACGCCTTGGCGAGAAAGACACTACTATCTGATCGACATGCACCAAGAGTTGAAGGTAGAAAAAGAGTTTCACGTTTCGCCGTTCATGGATTTGAACATGACTTATTTTTGGAAGATTAAGCCACCAGCGAAACGCACGTTAGTTCACATCGAAAGCCGCCGAGACAACAAGCTTTTCGATGCGACACTGGCCCTGACCAAACAGTCAGTAACCAAGACAAACATTAGACGGACGGTGTTCAAGATTCCGGCGATGACGATAAAAGTCGTGATGGGAATTTATTATCAGGCTCTCAAATTATTCCTGAAAAAAGTACCGTTTGTGGCGCATCCAGACTCAACGTCTTAA
- a CDS encoding MalY/PatB family protein, with protein sequence MTAFKSTSNYGENAFIKSKPQMLQNIYNTTDVFPYWVADMDFQVAEPITQELNRLVERGVYSYEFHEQAVFEALSQWYSKRYGLNLSADKFVQVPGVLSGIALLLRQFTNEGDGVLIHTPAYHQFSNLVKKANRKVVKSPLINDEQGYRIDFDVMEQQIIEHKVKTMIFCNPHNPTGRVWTQQEIEQVIEIAKRHDVLIISDEIHSDIIFEGHAFTSLTSFDYDKVISLIGSPAKTFGMHSISNGYVYTNNDELFEAFKANVAAMYLDHGNAFSTFATVAAFEKGEEWLDGMLAYLQDTVKWITEFAEQRIPQLKVFQPQGTYQVWFDFSELGFSEEELKNVVFERAKMGLTPGGWFGAESYHFMRMNIATSRDNIEQSFTALADAIDGFKRGSVVDLNCCDKGNAKSCC encoded by the coding sequence ATGACAGCGTTTAAGAGTACATCTAACTACGGTGAGAATGCGTTTATCAAAAGCAAACCGCAGATGCTACAGAACATTTATAACACCACAGATGTATTCCCATACTGGGTTGCCGATATGGATTTTCAGGTAGCGGAACCGATCACTCAAGAGCTTAATCGTTTGGTTGAGCGTGGTGTGTACTCTTATGAGTTTCATGAGCAAGCGGTGTTTGAGGCCCTTTCTCAATGGTACTCAAAGCGTTATGGTTTGAACCTTTCGGCTGATAAGTTCGTTCAGGTGCCGGGTGTGCTTTCTGGTATCGCGTTGTTACTGCGTCAGTTTACTAATGAAGGTGATGGTGTGCTTATCCATACGCCGGCGTATCACCAGTTTTCTAACTTGGTGAAAAAGGCTAACCGCAAGGTCGTGAAGAGTCCCCTTATTAATGATGAGCAAGGTTACCGCATTGATTTCGACGTCATGGAACAACAGATCATCGAACACAAAGTAAAAACGATGATTTTCTGTAATCCTCACAACCCAACGGGTCGTGTGTGGACGCAGCAAGAAATTGAACAAGTCATTGAGATCGCCAAGCGTCACGATGTGCTGATCATCAGCGATGAAATCCACTCAGACATTATCTTCGAAGGTCACGCTTTTACGAGCTTGACCAGCTTTGATTACGATAAAGTCATCTCTTTGATTGGATCTCCGGCGAAAACCTTCGGCATGCACAGTATCTCAAATGGTTATGTCTATACCAATAATGATGAGCTATTTGAAGCGTTCAAAGCCAATGTAGCGGCGATGTACCTTGACCATGGCAACGCGTTCAGCACGTTTGCAACCGTGGCGGCCTTCGAAAAGGGTGAAGAGTGGTTAGATGGTATGTTGGCGTATCTGCAAGACACAGTTAAGTGGATTACCGAATTTGCAGAGCAGCGAATTCCTCAGTTAAAAGTATTCCAACCGCAAGGCACTTACCAAGTGTGGTTTGATTTTTCTGAGTTAGGTTTCTCGGAAGAAGAGCTAAAGAACGTGGTGTTTGAGCGGGCTAAAATGGGGTTAACGCCGGGCGGCTGGTTTGGCGCTGAAAGTTATCATTTTATGCGAATGAACATCGCTACTTCGCGTGACAATATTGAGCAATCATTTACTGCGTTGGCCGATGCGATTGATGGCTTTAAGCGAGGCTCTGTGGTGGACTTAAATTGTTGCGATAAAGGAAATGCTAAAAGCTGCTGTTAA
- a CDS encoding LysR family transcriptional regulator has translation MDKFSDMAMFVSIVKHQGLAAAGRELGLSPATMTARLQALEERYGVKLLNRSTRHVSLTDSGELYHKACLEILDNVSEAENLIQNGVKEVKGPLKIAAPKDIGKQYILPILSEFCQQYPDVIPYLYLNDNLSNIAESGMDIVIRYGELVDSSLISRRLSPSRRVLCASPEYLAKHGTPIKPQDLVEHDCLAMLRSNEELKTWHFQDHDMKKAVTVVPKRFSDDGEVIRYWALQGEGIALKSVLDVQDDINNQRLVTLLNGYMKNFNTSTSVSSADLNVVYISKKYQPKRIRLFLDFLFERFGDLVEK, from the coding sequence ATGGATAAGTTTTCAGACATGGCGATGTTCGTCAGTATCGTGAAGCACCAAGGGTTGGCAGCAGCAGGGCGAGAGCTAGGCTTATCACCTGCGACCATGACGGCAAGACTGCAGGCACTGGAAGAGCGATATGGTGTGAAGCTGTTGAATCGAAGTACTCGACATGTGTCTTTGACTGATTCAGGCGAGCTATATCACAAGGCGTGTTTGGAGATATTGGATAACGTTAGCGAAGCCGAAAACCTGATTCAAAATGGCGTCAAAGAGGTTAAAGGCCCACTAAAGATTGCGGCACCTAAAGACATCGGAAAGCAGTACATCCTTCCTATTCTGTCGGAATTTTGTCAGCAGTATCCAGACGTTATTCCCTATCTGTATTTGAACGATAACCTATCGAATATCGCCGAATCAGGCATGGACATCGTGATCCGCTACGGCGAATTGGTTGATAGTAGTTTGATCTCTAGACGCTTATCACCAAGCCGACGCGTGCTGTGCGCTTCACCAGAATATCTCGCCAAACACGGCACGCCGATCAAGCCACAAGATTTGGTTGAACATGACTGTTTGGCTATGCTACGCAGTAATGAAGAACTTAAAACATGGCACTTTCAAGATCATGATATGAAGAAGGCTGTGACGGTTGTGCCGAAGCGATTTTCAGACGATGGCGAAGTGATTCGATACTGGGCATTGCAAGGAGAAGGAATTGCGTTGAAGTCGGTACTCGATGTGCAAGATGACATCAATAACCAACGCCTTGTTACCCTGCTCAACGGCTATATGAAAAACTTCAATACCTCGACCTCTGTATCGAGTGCCGACTTAAATGTGGTGTACATCAGCAAGAAGTATCAACCTAAGCGTATTCGGTTGTTTCTTGATTTTCTGTTTGAACGCTTTGGCGATTTGGTTGAAAAGTGA
- a CDS encoding OsmC family protein yields the protein MSEYGAVIRWQKAEDEAFSDNQYSRGHTWEFDGGVTVPASSSPHVVPLPLSVEANVDPEEAFIAALSSCHMLTFLGIAAKQKYVIDSYVDDAIGVLEEDESGRSSVTTVILRPEIVFIGSKVPTRAQLDKLHHLAHKNCFIANSVKTEIKVEI from the coding sequence ATGTCTGAATATGGTGCGGTCATTCGCTGGCAAAAAGCGGAAGATGAAGCCTTTAGCGACAATCAATACAGCCGTGGCCACACATGGGAATTCGATGGTGGTGTTACTGTACCTGCTTCGTCTTCTCCTCATGTTGTGCCACTACCGCTGTCGGTTGAAGCGAATGTTGATCCAGAAGAAGCATTTATCGCGGCACTTTCTAGCTGCCACATGCTGACTTTTTTGGGCATTGCGGCTAAGCAGAAGTACGTGATCGACTCTTATGTGGATGATGCGATTGGTGTGCTTGAGGAAGATGAGTCAGGTCGTTCATCCGTAACTACAGTGATACTGCGCCCTGAGATTGTGTTTATTGGTAGCAAGGTTCCTACCCGTGCTCAACTCGACAAGCTGCACCACTTAGCACACAAGAATTGCTTTATCGCTAATTCGGTCAAGACGGAGATAAAGGTAGAGATATGA
- a CDS encoding GFA family protein, whose translation MKVVGDTVIEPFHKATCHCGAVELELSLPNGIEKPRRCDCSICRRKGAIVGSVALDGIKIVKGEEHLKLYQFNTNTAKHYFCSNCGIYTHHQRRSSPNEYGFNIGCLEGVNPFDIGDVVTNDGVNHPADR comes from the coding sequence ATGAAAGTCGTCGGAGATACGGTCATCGAACCTTTTCACAAGGCAACCTGCCATTGCGGTGCGGTGGAACTTGAGCTCAGTTTACCTAACGGAATAGAAAAACCGCGTCGATGTGATTGTTCTATCTGTCGTCGTAAAGGCGCGATAGTCGGCTCTGTCGCGCTTGATGGGATCAAGATCGTGAAAGGTGAGGAGCATCTCAAGCTTTATCAATTCAACACCAATACTGCGAAGCATTATTTCTGTTCGAACTGCGGTATTTATACACATCATCAGCGCCGTTCAAGCCCAAATGAATATGGATTTAACATTGGCTGTTTGGAAGGGGTAAACCCTTTTGATATTGGCGATGTGGTCACCAACGACGGTGTTAATCACCCTGCTGACCGTTAA
- a CDS encoding DUF2878 domain-containing protein, whose protein sequence is MKRFWIINLVLFQATWVCSAFFTAQAPFVTPLIVVVHFLLSPTRSSDLKILILLPLGLLLDSLFFHFGVFAVDSAIANQSWFPVWLVCLWIMFLISFNHSLNWLLKCSKVILFVIGFVAGTSSYWGGIKAGALLTTWPDASVVAALAISWGILLPLLVAAYSNLVQPKMAISR, encoded by the coding sequence ATGAAACGGTTTTGGATTATTAATCTCGTACTGTTTCAAGCGACCTGGGTTTGCAGTGCCTTCTTTACCGCGCAAGCCCCGTTCGTCACACCACTGATTGTAGTGGTTCATTTCCTCCTATCACCGACTCGCAGTAGCGATCTTAAGATACTCATCTTATTACCATTAGGGCTATTACTTGATAGCCTCTTCTTTCACTTCGGCGTGTTTGCCGTCGACTCTGCAATTGCTAATCAATCGTGGTTTCCAGTGTGGCTTGTTTGCCTGTGGATCATGTTCTTAATCAGTTTTAACCACAGCCTAAATTGGCTTTTAAAATGCTCAAAAGTGATCTTGTTTGTCATAGGGTTCGTAGCAGGTACTAGTAGTTATTGGGGAGGCATCAAAGCAGGCGCCCTCCTGACTACTTGGCCAGATGCATCGGTAGTTGCTGCCCTTGCAATAAGTTGGGGGATTTTGTTGCCCTTACTGGTGGCCGCCTACTCCAACTTAGTACAACCTAAAATGGCAATATCGAGGTGA
- a CDS encoding DUF3833 domain-containing protein gives MNPKTTIIKFALALFSLTWLAGCGSASLEDHVDTTPELKLETFFNGELMAYGMVLDRSGNLLRRFDAKLIATWDGDNGEIKEWFSFADGERSTRVWNLIKTGENTYSGTANDVVGTAYGETQGSALYWKYDLEIEVDGSTYEVVLDDWMFLMDDKRLFNKTEMSKFGFKVGEVILYIEKI, from the coding sequence ATGAATCCAAAAACAACAATAATAAAATTCGCTCTGGCACTTTTTTCACTCACTTGGCTGGCAGGTTGTGGTTCTGCAAGTTTAGAGGACCATGTCGACACTACGCCAGAGCTAAAGCTTGAAACCTTTTTTAATGGCGAGCTAATGGCCTACGGCATGGTGCTCGACCGCTCTGGTAACCTACTGCGACGCTTCGATGCCAAACTGATCGCGACTTGGGACGGTGACAACGGAGAGATAAAAGAGTGGTTCTCTTTTGCTGATGGCGAACGCTCAACTCGCGTTTGGAATCTGATAAAAACGGGCGAAAACACCTATTCTGGGACCGCCAACGATGTCGTTGGAACCGCTTATGGGGAGACTCAAGGTTCTGCTCTATATTGGAAATACGACTTAGAAATAGAAGTCGACGGCAGCACCTATGAAGTGGTGCTCGATGATTGGATGTTCTTGATGGACGACAAACGCTTGTTCAACAAGACTGAGATGTCCAAGTTTGGCTTTAAAGTCGGAGAAGTCATCTTATACATAGAGAAGATATGA
- a CDS encoding NAD(P)/FAD-dependent oxidoreductase has translation MKKIAIIGSGISGLTCAHILDKHHDVTVFEKNDYVGGHTATVDIEHQGSAFSIDTGFIVFNDRTYPNFNQLLEQLGVERQPTEMSFSVHNTTTKFEYNGHSINSLFAQRSNIFKPQFWSLVSDILKFNKLCKAQFESNEFTPDVTLGRFLRENHFSDFFSQHYILPMGAAIWSTSLEEMEEFELKFFIQFFYNHGLLDIANRPQWYVIPKGSRSYVEIILSRLSKPVTLNTSIKQVTRQEPGVTVEFEDGSTQNFDEVIFACHSDQALRLLGDATEQEQQVLGEIPYSRNEVVLHTDTRLLPDRKLAWASWNYMLDGDSKRPACVTYNMNILQGIESQDTFCVTLNQSEAIDPKKIIRSFVYHHPVLNSNTVEAQHKREQICGKNQTHFAGAYWYNGFHEDGVHSALDVTKRFGLDLSTSSVL, from the coding sequence ATGAAGAAAATCGCCATTATTGGTTCAGGCATCTCTGGACTCACTTGCGCGCACATATTAGATAAGCACCACGACGTAACGGTATTCGAAAAGAACGATTATGTTGGGGGTCACACCGCGACCGTTGATATTGAACATCAAGGCTCGGCGTTTTCGATAGATACAGGTTTCATCGTATTCAACGATCGAACCTACCCGAATTTCAATCAGCTTCTAGAACAACTCGGGGTCGAAAGGCAACCTACCGAGATGAGCTTCAGCGTCCACAACACTACTACTAAGTTTGAATACAACGGCCACAGCATTAATTCGTTGTTCGCTCAGAGGAGTAACATCTTCAAACCTCAGTTCTGGTCTTTGGTTTCTGACATTCTCAAGTTCAACAAACTGTGCAAGGCTCAGTTTGAAAGCAATGAATTCACACCAGACGTTACCCTTGGCCGTTTCTTGCGTGAAAACCATTTTTCTGACTTCTTTAGTCAGCACTACATTTTGCCGATGGGCGCGGCGATTTGGTCGACAAGCTTAGAGGAAATGGAAGAGTTTGAGCTGAAGTTCTTCATCCAGTTTTTCTACAACCACGGGCTACTCGATATTGCGAACCGTCCACAATGGTATGTGATTCCAAAAGGTTCACGCTCTTACGTTGAAATTATCCTTTCACGTTTGAGTAAGCCTGTTACATTGAATACATCGATTAAACAAGTCACTCGCCAAGAACCGGGCGTCACTGTTGAATTTGAAGATGGCAGCACGCAAAACTTCGACGAAGTAATCTTTGCCTGTCACTCAGACCAAGCCTTACGTCTGCTTGGTGATGCGACAGAACAAGAGCAACAGGTACTGGGCGAGATCCCTTACAGTCGCAATGAAGTGGTTCTGCACACCGATACTCGCTTATTACCAGACAGAAAACTGGCTTGGGCAAGCTGGAACTACATGTTAGATGGCGACAGTAAACGACCTGCCTGTGTGACTTACAACATGAACATTCTGCAAGGCATCGAAAGCCAAGACACCTTCTGCGTCACCTTGAATCAGAGCGAAGCCATCGACCCAAAGAAAATCATTCGCAGCTTTGTTTATCATCACCCGGTACTTAATTCGAACACGGTTGAAGCTCAGCACAAACGCGAGCAGATTTGTGGCAAAAACCAGACTCACTTTGCTGGTGCTTATTGGTATAACGGGTTCCATGAAGACGGTGTCCACAGTGCACTCGATGTGACCAAACGCTTCGGTTTGGATTTGAGTACGAGTTCAGTGCTATGA
- a CDS encoding chalcone isomerase family protein, translated as MAYQRNPTQTFKPENDMVRAHQQAKNTLLSFITLSLIFAALLFSGNTKASAVDDLNKRGQGEMSYLFWTLYSAEFYATPTNSERALKLEYYRAIDSKDLVDATEDQWNKLGYSNNSIQRWLKPLYAMWPNVEAGSTLTIRVAEDNVSRFYFDEQPIGVIQDKQFGEAFLAIWLSENTSEPGLRKQLLGLNK; from the coding sequence ATGGCTTATCAACGCAATCCGACACAAACGTTCAAACCTGAGAACGATATGGTTCGCGCTCATCAGCAAGCAAAAAACACACTTCTAAGCTTTATCACTCTCTCGTTAATTTTTGCTGCGCTGTTATTTTCCGGAAACACTAAAGCCTCTGCGGTCGATGACTTAAATAAACGTGGCCAAGGCGAAATGAGTTACCTATTTTGGACACTCTACTCTGCTGAATTTTATGCCACACCAACCAACTCAGAACGCGCACTGAAACTCGAGTATTACCGCGCTATCGACAGCAAAGACTTAGTCGATGCAACCGAAGATCAATGGAACAAGCTTGGTTACTCAAATAACAGTATTCAGCGTTGGTTGAAACCGTTATACGCGATGTGGCCGAACGTAGAAGCAGGAAGCACTCTCACCATACGTGTCGCTGAAGATAATGTCAGCCGCTTCTACTTTGATGAGCAACCTATCGGAGTAATCCAAGACAAACAATTTGGCGAAGCGTTTCTGGCGATTTGGTTATCTGAGAACACATCCGAACCCGGCCTACGTAAACAACTTTTAGGTTTAAACAAATGA